In one Brassica oleracea var. oleracea cultivar TO1000 chromosome C9, BOL, whole genome shotgun sequence genomic region, the following are encoded:
- the LOC106318204 gene encoding probable 26S protease regulatory subunit 10B isoform X1 translates to MAVLHRLFRAARVWRGSLSHHPPSQPRGRRELRRRFHHGTVERSNSKASDVLRSCSTLNDSPCFSMAPAVFGALFSLGAIGVAYADSDEANYKSSSPIDPPPNHVDDISKKDEISNKSSVPADPPPNYADIAKKERARIQELIQSKGSQYSSCPRFNVFVRGQKITLKFQVPSTCEVAQLIANIGSQLGVKVSDRTGGSDMMLRSWDNPVAWQIALRSVEKKKEAGASEDDSDEDLCILIFGSLLTSDKVEVEFIKKGSLTTEELEAFVSALQVAGTKPGQNKGGRGSAREASKDKTISQLESMGVRIYGVNKPLGDDDSVHEISWDNIAGYEQQKREIEDTILMALHSPEVYDDIVRGTRSKFESNRPRAVLFEGPPGTGKTSCARVIANQAGIPLLYVPLEAVMSKYYGESERLLGAVFSQANELSDGAIIFLDEIDAFAISRDSDMHEATRRVLSVLLRQIDGFEQDKKGVVIAATNRKQDLDPALISRFDSMIMFGLPDLQTRQEIIAQYAKQLSKPELVQLAHATEAMSGRDIRDVCQGAERTWASKLIRRAKADGVEQQQVTLPPIQEYLESAEARRKALRSVAEQREENLAARSKKPLLDFE, encoded by the exons ATGGCGGTTCTTCACCGATTGTTTCGAGCAGCTCGCGTATGGCGCGGATCTCTCTCCCACCATCCTCCGTCGCAGCCACGTGGACGACGCGAGCTTCGTCGACGTTTCCATCACG GAACCGTTGAGCGTAGTAATTCAAAAGCAAGTGATGTCCTGAGATCTTGCAGCACCTTAAACGATTCTCCATGCTTTTCTATGGCGCCTGCAGTTTTTGGTGCTCTCTTTAGCCTTGGAGCGATTGGAGTAGCTTATGCTGATTCTGATGAG GCTAATTACAAGTCATCTTCCCCCATAGATCCTCCCCCAAACCATGTAGACGACATTTCCAAGAAAGATGAG ATTAGTAACAAGTCATCTGTCCCAGCAGATCCTCCACCAAACTATGCAGACATTGCCAAGAAAGAACGAGCTCGGATCCAAGAACTAATACAAAGCAAAGGAAGTCAATATAGTTCTTGCCCACGGTTCAATGTCTTTGTCAGGGGTCAAAAG ATTACGTTGAAGTTTCAAGTTCCTTCCACATGCGAAGTTGCACAGTTAATAGCAAACATTGGATCACAACTAGGTGTGAAAGTCTCAGATCGCACTGGTGGTTCAGACATGATGTTGCGTTCTTGGGACAA CCCAGTTGCTTGGCAAATAGCACTTCGAAGTGTGGAAAAGAAGAAGGAAGCAGGAGCAAGTGAGGATGATTCAGATGAAGACCTGTGCATTCTTATCTTTGGCTCCTTACTTACCTCTGATAAAGTG GAAGTTGAGTTCATAAAGAAGGGAAGCTTGACTACTGAAGAACTCGAGGCTTTTGTTTCAGCTCTGCAAGTAGCTGGAACAAAACCTGGACAAAACAAAGGAGGTAGAGGAAGCGCACGTGAAGCATCTAAGGACAAAACTATTTCTCAATTGGAATCGATGGGAGTGAGAATCTATGGAGTTAACAAACCTCTTGGAGATGATGATTCTGTCCACGAGATATCATGGGACAATATCGCTGGATATGAACAGCAAAAACG AGAAATAGAAGACACAATACTGATGGCTCTTCATAGTCCTGAAGTATATGATGATATAGTTCGTGGTACACGGTCTAAATTTGAATCAAACCGACCCCGAGCTGTGCTGTTTGAGGGTCCACCAG GAACTGGGAAGACATCTTGTGCGCGTGTTATCGCTAATCAAGCA GGCATACCGTTGCTATATGTGCCGCTGGAAGCTGTAATGTCTAAGTACTATGGTGAAAGCGAGCGGCTTCTTGGTGCTGTGTTTTCACAAGCAAATGAGCTCTCTGATGGTGCAATTATATTTCTTGATGAG ATCGATGCCTTTGCTATATCTCGTGATAGTGATATGCATGAAGCAACACGTAGAGTTTTGTCGGTACTACTAAGGCAG ATTGATGGATTTGAACAGGACAAAAAAGGGGTTGTGATTGCTGCAACCAATAGAAAACAAGATCTTGATCCCGCTTTAATCAG CCGGTTCGATTCCATGATCATGTTTGGCTTACCGGACTTACAAACCCGTCAAGAAATCATCGCCCAATACGCAAAACAACTCTCAAAGCCTGAACTAGTCCAGCTTGCTCATGCCACAGAAGC AATGTCAGGCAGGGATATTCGAGATGTATGTCAAGGAGCAGAACGAACATGGGCTTCAAAG TTGATTCGTCGAGCAAAAGCAGATGGGGTAGAACAACAACAAGTGACTCTCCCTCCAATACAAGAGTACTTGGAAAGCGCTGAAGCTCGCCGCAAAGCTCTTCGCAGTGTCGCTGAACAGAGGGAGGAGAATTTGGCTGCTCGTTCCAAGAAGCCTTTGCTAGATTTTGAGTGA
- the LOC106314615 gene encoding uncharacterized protein LOC106314615, translated as MPLTRVEVCNGSTTSFWYDKWSQLGVINLTGERGCIDLGVSIHAMVERAVQSYRRRRHITNVLLQIEQEILRLRALGLSQQDDMALWKRENDVFQQGFESSQTWNLIRAQSPHVPWFKGISFKEATLKFSFLTWLAVHNRLSTGDRILKWNPQAFSICWLCKTATETRDHLFFDFSFSKEVWIVTIRGLAGVGVPAQWSVLLQRLVTGLQDSTKTSASATVSKRQPMLFGMRGTLAGWEKAINPLLAFLVIWIR; from the coding sequence ATGCCGCTTACTCGAGTGGAAGTTTGTAACGGTTCAACGACTTCCTTCTGGTATGACAAGTGGTCTCAGTTGGGGGTGATCAATTTAACTGGTGAAAGGGGTTGTATAGATCTTGGGGTCTCGATACACGCTATGGTGGAGAGGGCGGTCCAATCTTACCGAAGAAGAAGGCACATAACTAATGTCCTGCTGCAGATTGAGCAGGAGATTTTGAGGCTCAGAGCTCTAGGCCTCAGCCAGCAGGATGATATGGCTCTTTGGAAACGGGAGAATGATGTATTCCAACAAGGTTTCGAGTCTTCCCAAACGTGGAACCTGATCAGAGCGCAATCACCTCATGTTCCATGGTTCAAAGGGATCTCGTTTAAAGAAGCTACTCTCAAGTTTTCCTTCCTCACGTGGTTAGCTGTACACAACAGACTATCAACTGGGGATAGGATTCTCAAGTGGAACCCTCAAGCTTTCTCTATCTGTTGGCTGTGCAAAACAGCTACTGAAACGAGAGACCATTTATTTTTTGATTTCTCTTTCTCCAAGGAAGTTTGGATTGTAACAATCAGAGGCCTGGCAGGTGTAGGTGTACCGGCCCAATGGTCTGTCCTATTGCAAAGACTGGTGACTGGTCTACAAGATAGTACCAAAACTTCGGCTTCCGCTACTGTTTCCAAGCGACAGCCCATGCTATTTGGCATGAGAGGAACACTCGCCGGGTGGGAGAAAGCCATCAATCCCCTGCTCGCCTTCTTAGTCATTTGGATAAGATGA
- the LOC106317473 gene encoding LOW QUALITY PROTEIN: iron-sulfur cluster assembly protein 3 (The sequence of the model RefSeq protein was modified relative to this genomic sequence to represent the inferred CDS: substituted 2 bases at 2 genomic stop codons), with protein sequence MLRQTARRSLLGIFSXNSKPFPIASRMYHPIVIDHFDNPRNVGSFNKNDPNVGTEFVGAPACGDLMKLQVKFDGSGKIVDARFKTFGXGSAIAASSLGIATEWVKGKSMEEVLTIKNSQIAKHLFLPPVKLHCSMLAEDAIKAAVKDYQKKQAEANGETFKA encoded by the exons ATGTTAAGGCAAACAGCGAGAAGGTCTCTTTTAGGGATTTTTTCATGAAACTCTAAACCATTCCCTATTGCTTCTCGAATGTACCATCCAATTGTGATCGACCATTTTGATAATCCCCGAAACGTTGGATCATTCAATAAGAATGATCCTAACGTTGGCACTGAATTTGTAGGAGCTCCTGCCTGTGGAGATCTAATGAAGCTTCAGGTTAAGTTTGATGGTTCCGGTAAAATCGTTGATGCTCGATTCAAGACCTTTGGTTGAGGCTCCGCCATTGCCGCTTCCTCCCTTGGTAT CGCGACTGAATGGGTCAAGGGAAAATCCATGGAGGAAGTCTTAACCATAAAGAACTC GCAAATCGCAAAGCATCTATTTTTGCCACCGGTAAAGCTACATTGCAGTATGCTCGCAGAAGACGCCATCAAAGCAGCAGTTAAAGACTACCAGAAGAAGCAAGCCGAGGCTAATGGAGAAACCTTTAAGGCCTGA
- the LOC106312889 gene encoding pyrophosphate--fructose 6-phosphate 1-phosphotransferase subunit beta 2, whose product MASPYDLTGEDIAGISINPPASRVPSVYSEVQVSRIDHALPLPSVFKSPFTIVDGAPSSAAGNSEEIAKLFPNLYGQPSALLVSDQSNDAVLSDQKLKVGVVLSGGQAPGGHNVICGIFDYLQEHAKGSTMFGFRGGPAGIMKGKYVEVTSDFVYPYRNQGGFDMICSGRDKIETPEQFKQAEDTVTKMDLDGLVVIGGDDSNTNACLLAEYFRGKNMKTRVIGCPKTIDGDLKSKEVPTSFGFDTACKIYSEMIGNVMIDARSTGKYYHFVRLMGRAASHITLECALQTHPNITIIGEEVSEKKLTLKNVTDYIVDVICKRAENGYNYGVILVPEGLIDFIPEVQELISELNEILAQGNVDEEGQWKKNLKEETLKLFEFLPQTIQEQLMLERDPHGNVQVAKIETEKMLIQMVETELEKKKKDGSYKREFMGKSHFFGYEGRCGLPTNFDATYCYALGYGAGSLLQSGKTGLISSVGNLAAPVEKWTVGGTPLTSLMDVERRHGKFKPVIKKAMVELEGAPFKKFASQREEWALKNRYISPGPIQFKGPGSDTINHTLLLELGAQA is encoded by the exons ATGGCGTCACCGTATGACTTAACTGGAGAAGACATCGCCGGGATCTCGATCAATCCTCCTGCGAGCCGTGTGCCTTCTGTTTACAGTGAAGTCCAAGTGAGTCGTATCGATCACGCGCTTCCTCTTCCTTCCGTTTTTAAAAGTCCCTTTACGATCGTCGATGGTGCTCCGAGCTCCGCCGCCGGAAATTCAG AGGAGATTGCGAAATTATTTCCAAATCTGTATGGACAACCATCGGCTTTATTGGTTTCAGACCAATCTAATGATGCAGTTCTGTCGGACCAAAAGCTTAAAGTTGGTGTGGTTTTGTCTGGTGGACAAGCACCTGGAGGACACAATGTTATTTGCGGAATTTTCG ATTACTTACAGGAACATGCGAAAGGAAGTACAATGTTTGGTTTTCGTGGTGGTCCAGCTGGAATCATGAAAGGAAAATATGTTGAGGTCACTTCTGATTTTGTGTATCCTTATAGAAACCAG GGTGGGTTCGATATGATATGCAGTGGAAGAGACAAGATCGAAACTCCAGAGCAG TTTAAGCAAGCTGAAGATACTGTAACAAAGATGGACTTAGATGGTCTTGTAGTTATTGGTGGAGATGACTCCAATACTAATGCTTGTCTCCTCGCTGAATACTTCAG AGGTAAAAACATGAAAACTAGGGTTATTGGGTGTCCCAAAACAATCGATGGTGATTTAAAGAGCAAAGAAGTCCCCACCAGTTTCGGGTTTGATACTGCTTGCAAG ATATACTCGGAAATGATTGGGAATGTTATGATCGATGCACGTTCCACTGGAAAATACTACCACT TTGTACGTCTCATGGGCCGTGCTGCTTCTCATATTACACTTGAATGCGCTTTGCAAACCCATCCAAACATTACCATTATTGGTGAAGAG GTTTCGGAGAAGAAGCTAACGTTGAAAAACGTTACGGATTACATTGTTGATGTGATCTGTAAACGCGCTGAAAATGGTTATAACTACGGTGTCATTCTTGTTCCTGAAGGTCTAATTGACTTTATCCCTGAG GTCCAAGAGCTTATTTCAGAACTGAACGAAATCTTAGCCCAAGGAAACGTCGACGAAGAAGGACAATGGAAGAAGAATCTTAAAGAAGAGACTCTAAAGCTTTTTGAGTTTCTTCCTCAAACAATTCAGGAACAACTGATGCTTGAGAGAGATCCACATGGGAATGTCCAG GTGGCTAAAATAGAGACAGAGAAAATGCTGATTCAAATGGTTGAAACAGAGTTAGAGAAAAAGAAGAAGGATGGTTCATATAAACGCGAGTTCATGGGGAAATCACACTTCTTTGG GTATGAGGGAAGATGTGGACTCCCTACAAATTTCGATGCAACTTATTGTTACGCATTGGGTTATGGTGCTGGATCACTTCTCCAGAGTGGGAAGACTGGATTGATTTCATCG GTTGGGAACTTGGCTGCTCCTGTTGAGAAATGGACAGTTGGTGGTACACCGCTAACTTCATTGATGGATGTTGAGAGAAGACATG GTAAATTCAAGCCTGTTATCAAGAAAGCTATGGTTGAGCTTGAAG GCGCACCGTTTAAGAAATTTGCGTCACAGCGTGAAGAATGGGCTTTGAAGAATAGATACATTAGTCCTG GTCCGATTCAGTTTAAGGGACCGGGATCTGATACCATAAATCACACTTTACTGCTTGAACTCGGTGCTCAAGCCTGA
- the LOC106318204 gene encoding probable 26S protease regulatory subunit 10B isoform X2 → MAVLHRLFRAARVWRGSLSHHPPSQPRGRRELRRRFHHGTVERSNSKASDVLRSCSTLNDSPCFSMAPAVFGALFSLGAIGVAYADSDEANYKSSSPIDPPPNHISNKSSVPADPPPNYADIAKKERARIQELIQSKGSQYSSCPRFNVFVRGQKITLKFQVPSTCEVAQLIANIGSQLGVKVSDRTGGSDMMLRSWDNPVAWQIALRSVEKKKEAGASEDDSDEDLCILIFGSLLTSDKVEVEFIKKGSLTTEELEAFVSALQVAGTKPGQNKGGRGSAREASKDKTISQLESMGVRIYGVNKPLGDDDSVHEISWDNIAGYEQQKREIEDTILMALHSPEVYDDIVRGTRSKFESNRPRAVLFEGPPGTGKTSCARVIANQAGIPLLYVPLEAVMSKYYGESERLLGAVFSQANELSDGAIIFLDEIDAFAISRDSDMHEATRRVLSVLLRQIDGFEQDKKGVVIAATNRKQDLDPALISRFDSMIMFGLPDLQTRQEIIAQYAKQLSKPELVQLAHATEAMSGRDIRDVCQGAERTWASKLIRRAKADGVEQQQVTLPPIQEYLESAEARRKALRSVAEQREENLAARSKKPLLDFE, encoded by the exons ATGGCGGTTCTTCACCGATTGTTTCGAGCAGCTCGCGTATGGCGCGGATCTCTCTCCCACCATCCTCCGTCGCAGCCACGTGGACGACGCGAGCTTCGTCGACGTTTCCATCACG GAACCGTTGAGCGTAGTAATTCAAAAGCAAGTGATGTCCTGAGATCTTGCAGCACCTTAAACGATTCTCCATGCTTTTCTATGGCGCCTGCAGTTTTTGGTGCTCTCTTTAGCCTTGGAGCGATTGGAGTAGCTTATGCTGATTCTGATGAG GCTAATTACAAGTCATCTTCCCCCATAGATCCTCCCCCAAACCAT ATTAGTAACAAGTCATCTGTCCCAGCAGATCCTCCACCAAACTATGCAGACATTGCCAAGAAAGAACGAGCTCGGATCCAAGAACTAATACAAAGCAAAGGAAGTCAATATAGTTCTTGCCCACGGTTCAATGTCTTTGTCAGGGGTCAAAAG ATTACGTTGAAGTTTCAAGTTCCTTCCACATGCGAAGTTGCACAGTTAATAGCAAACATTGGATCACAACTAGGTGTGAAAGTCTCAGATCGCACTGGTGGTTCAGACATGATGTTGCGTTCTTGGGACAA CCCAGTTGCTTGGCAAATAGCACTTCGAAGTGTGGAAAAGAAGAAGGAAGCAGGAGCAAGTGAGGATGATTCAGATGAAGACCTGTGCATTCTTATCTTTGGCTCCTTACTTACCTCTGATAAAGTG GAAGTTGAGTTCATAAAGAAGGGAAGCTTGACTACTGAAGAACTCGAGGCTTTTGTTTCAGCTCTGCAAGTAGCTGGAACAAAACCTGGACAAAACAAAGGAGGTAGAGGAAGCGCACGTGAAGCATCTAAGGACAAAACTATTTCTCAATTGGAATCGATGGGAGTGAGAATCTATGGAGTTAACAAACCTCTTGGAGATGATGATTCTGTCCACGAGATATCATGGGACAATATCGCTGGATATGAACAGCAAAAACG AGAAATAGAAGACACAATACTGATGGCTCTTCATAGTCCTGAAGTATATGATGATATAGTTCGTGGTACACGGTCTAAATTTGAATCAAACCGACCCCGAGCTGTGCTGTTTGAGGGTCCACCAG GAACTGGGAAGACATCTTGTGCGCGTGTTATCGCTAATCAAGCA GGCATACCGTTGCTATATGTGCCGCTGGAAGCTGTAATGTCTAAGTACTATGGTGAAAGCGAGCGGCTTCTTGGTGCTGTGTTTTCACAAGCAAATGAGCTCTCTGATGGTGCAATTATATTTCTTGATGAG ATCGATGCCTTTGCTATATCTCGTGATAGTGATATGCATGAAGCAACACGTAGAGTTTTGTCGGTACTACTAAGGCAG ATTGATGGATTTGAACAGGACAAAAAAGGGGTTGTGATTGCTGCAACCAATAGAAAACAAGATCTTGATCCCGCTTTAATCAG CCGGTTCGATTCCATGATCATGTTTGGCTTACCGGACTTACAAACCCGTCAAGAAATCATCGCCCAATACGCAAAACAACTCTCAAAGCCTGAACTAGTCCAGCTTGCTCATGCCACAGAAGC AATGTCAGGCAGGGATATTCGAGATGTATGTCAAGGAGCAGAACGAACATGGGCTTCAAAG TTGATTCGTCGAGCAAAAGCAGATGGGGTAGAACAACAACAAGTGACTCTCCCTCCAATACAAGAGTACTTGGAAAGCGCTGAAGCTCGCCGCAAAGCTCTTCGCAGTGTCGCTGAACAGAGGGAGGAGAATTTGGCTGCTCGTTCCAAGAAGCCTTTGCTAGATTTTGAGTGA